The following are from one region of the Populus trichocarpa isolate Nisqually-1 chromosome 8, P.trichocarpa_v4.1, whole genome shotgun sequence genome:
- the LOC18101721 gene encoding BTB/POZ and MATH domain-containing protein 2: protein MGTIRFSSRDLSAGPASLNPSSSIPTTTSTSITETVNGSHEFKVDGYSLSKGMGIGKYVASDTFYIGGYAWAIYFYPDGKSSEDNASYVSLFIALASEGTDVRALFELTLMDQSGKERHKVHSHFGRALESGPYTLKYRGSMWGYKRFYKRTQLETSDFLKDDTLLIRCCVGVVKSHTEGPKTYTIAVPPSNIGQHFGKLLDSGKRTDVNFEVDGEICASHKIVLAARSPVFRAQLFGPMKDQNTQCIKVEDMEAPVFKALIHFIYWDALPDMEELVGLNSKWASTLMAQHLLAAADRYALERLRLLCEARLCEDVAINTVATTLALAEQHQCIQLKSVCLKFIALPENLKAVMQTDGFEYLKESCPSVITELLQYVAKNGEHSVIACTHGNDNLDSDMNGRRVKQRIH from the exons atGGGCACAATCAGGTTTTCTAGCAGAGACCTCTCAGCAGGACCGGCCTCATTAAATCCTTCATCATCAATTCCAACAACAACATCGACTTCTATAACGGAAACCGTAAATGGGTCACATGAATTCAAGGTCGATGGCTATTCGCTATCAAAAGGCATGGGGATAGGCAAATACGTAGCATCGGATACTTTTTACATCGGTGGCTATGCatgggctatatatttttacccAGATGGTAAAAGTTCTGAAGATAATGCCTCTTATGTCTCGTTATTCATCGCTCTTGCTAGCGAGGGGACTGATGTTAGGGCTTTGTTTGAATTGACGTTGATGGATCAAAGCGGGAAAGAAAGGCATAAGGTTCATAGCCATTTTGGAAGAGCCCTTGAGAGTGGGCCTTATACGCTTAAGTATCGCGGCAGTATGTG GGGTTATAAACGATTTTACAAAAGGACTCAATTAGAGACTTCAGACTTTCTTAAAGATGATACCCTATTAATTCGCTGTTGTGTTGGTGTTGTTAAGTCCCACACTGAGGGACCAAAGACCTACACCATTGCCGTGCCCCCTTCCAATATTGGTCAGCATTTTGGAAAGCTTTTAGACAGTGGAAAGCGAACAGATGTAAATTTTGAAGTTGATGGAGAAATCTGTGCTTCACACAAGATAGTTCTGGCAGCACGCTCGCCAGTGTTTAGAGCACAACTTTTTGGTCCAATGAAGGATCAAAACACTCAATGCATCAAAGTTGAAGACATGGAAGCTCCTGTTTTTAAG GCATTAATCCATTTTATATACTGGGATGCCTTACCAGACATGGAGGAGCTTGTTGGTTTGAACTCAAAATGGGCTTCCACACTGATGGCTCAGCATCTGCTTGCAGCAGCAGATCGCTATGCACTTGAGAGGCTCAGATTGCTTTGTGAGGCTAGACTTTGTGAAGATGTTGCCATAAACACTGTTGCAACAACACTAGCTCTAGCAGAGCAGCATCAATGCATCCAACTAAAGTCTGTTTGTCTCAAATTCATTGCTTTGCCTGAAAATTTGAAAG CTGTGATGCAGACAGATGGATTTGAATACTTGAAGGAAAGTTGCCCTTCTGTCATCACGGAACTACTGCAATATGTTGCCAAAAATGGTGAGCATTCTGTCATCGCTTGTACACATGGAAATGACAACTTAGATAGCGATATGAATGGAAGACGAGTGAAGCAAAGGATTCATTGA
- the LOC18101720 gene encoding uncharacterized protein LOC18101720, translating to MPRTTPGAQKSLQNCWQRKEVVEWCDLALAKWMIDACVSFNAVNSVYYQHAIDVVTAMGPGYKGPNLHAIRGYYLVKAVDEVKIYVETYREIWKKTENIVHMVIDNATNYVVAGKLLMEEFPSIFWSPCAAHCINLILQDIGSSLEEKEILRLAPTHFATNFIALQSILAHKDELRAMVTSRKWVSSAYAKYSKGKKFVESVLDSLFWEECAIIVRMSEPLIRVLRMVDGDDRLSMGYLYDVIHHAKEEMMRRFQKRKAKVKPFIDIINNRTISGLLDVLEKYAHGNLPLQSKITSEMKLFRNAEHDFGRTSAINNRTLMPPDDCVDEVSKDHADDLLGVDEIGSFPSTFDLNFSSMDTEELNVFIQQK from the exons ATGCCGAGAACAACTCCTGGTGCTCAAAAATCTCTTCAGAATTGTTGGCAAAGAAAGGAAGTAGTTGAATGGTGTGATCTTGCTTTAGCGAAGTGGATGATTGATGCATGTGTGTCATTTAATGCTGTTAACTCTGTGTATTATCAGCATGCCATAGATGTTGTAACAGCCATGGGTCCTGGTTATAAAGGACCAAACTTGCATGCTATTCGTGGTTATTACTTGGTAAAAGCGGTTGATGAAGTCAAGATTTATGTTGAGACTTATCGAGAGATTTGGAAGAAGACtg AAAACATTGTGCATATGGTGATTGATAATGCTACAAATTATGTTGTTGCTGGCAAGTTATTGATGGAagaatttccttcaatattttggtcTCCTTGTGCTGCTCATTGCATCAACCTCATACTCCAGGACATTG GAAGTTCACTGGAGGAAAAAGAAATACTTCGTCTAGCTCCTACTCATTTTGCTACCAATTTCATTGCATTGCAAAGCATTTTAGCTCATAAAGATGAGTTGAGAGCTATGGTGACATCTAGGAAATGGGTCTCATCTGCTTATGCTAAATAtagcaaaggaaaaaagtttGTTGAGAGTGTGCTAGACTCTCTGTTTTGGGAAGAATGTGCAATAATTGTGCGAATGAGTGAGCCTTTAATTCGAGTTCTACGAAtggttgatggtgatgatagaCTTTCGATGGGATATTTGTATGATGTTATTCatcatgcaaaagaagaaatgatgagGAGATTTCAAAAGAGAAAGGCTAAAGTGAAACCTTTCATAGACATTATCAATAATCG CACCATTTCTGGACTTCTAGATGTTCTTGAGAAGTATGCACATGGAAATCTACCATTGCAAAGTAAGATTACAAGTGAGATGAAGTTGTTTAGGAATGCTGAACATGACTTTGGTCGAACGTCCGCAATAAATAATCGCACCCTTATGCCTCcag atgatTGTGTTGATGAAGTTTCAAAAGACCATGCTGATGATTTATTAGGTGTTGATGAGATTGGCTCATTTCCATCGACATTTGATCTAAATTTTTCTTCCATGGACACAGAAGAACTTAATGTGTTCATTCAAcaaaagtga
- the LOC7481621 gene encoding guanylate kinase 3, chloroplastic has product MFRRLHSSLSCSNTTLSSPIFHHKKTPIFHHKKTFLSIHSKPTSLSQPHRFPSAPLRFFASCSKMSETQKPKLTIPPPDKVSKPEMLRALEFSLGSSFSTNPIFPPPNPLIIVISGPSGVGKDAIIKKLRQVRESLHFVVTATSRPMREGEVDGKDYYFVSKEEFLSMVERNELLEYALVYGDYKGIPKKQIREFMEKGHDIVLRVDVQGAETLRKILGNSAVFIYLVAESELELVKRLIDRKTETSEALLVRIATAREEVKHVRDFDYVVVNGEGKLDSAVKLVESIIDAEKAKVRQRRAVI; this is encoded by the coding sequence ATGTTTCGCAGACTCCATTCCTCTCTCTCTTGCTCTAACACCACTCTCTCCTCTCCAATCTTTCACCACAAAAAAACCCCAATCTTTCACCACAAAAAAACCTTTCTTTCCATTCACTCCAAACCTACCTCCCTCTCTCAACCTCATCGTTTCCCTTCAGCCCCACTAAGATTCTTTGCTTCTTGCTCCAAAATGAGCGAAACCCAGAAACCTAAACTCACTATTCCACCTCCCGATAAAGTCTCAAAGCCTGAAATGCTACGTGCCCTTGAGTTCTCATTGGGTTCTTCCTTCAGTACTAACCCAATTTTCCCCCCTCCAAATCCTTTGATCATTGTAATTAGTGGCCCAAGTGGGGTTGGAAAAGATGCTATTATCAAGAAATTGAGACAAGTTAGAGAAAGTTTGCATTTTGTTGTGACTGCCACTAGTAGGCCAATGAGAGAAGGGGAGGTTGATGGTAAAGATTATTACTTTGTGTCAAAGGAAGAATTTTTATCAATGGTTGAGAGAAATGAGTTGCTAGAGTATGCACTTGTGTATGGTGATTATAAAGGTATACCAAAAAAGCAAATTAGGGAGTTTATGGAAAAAGGGCATGACATAGTTTTGAGAGTTGATGTCCAAGGAGCTGAGACTTTGCGGAAGATTTTGGGGAATTCTGCTGTCTTTATATATTTAGTGGCAGAGAGTGAGTTGGAACTTGTGAAGAGGTTGATTGATAGGAAGACTGAGACTAGTGAGGCTTTGCTTGTGAGAATTGCGACTGCGAGAGAGGAGGTCAAGCATGTTAGGGATTTCGATTATGTGGTGGTGAACGGTGAAGGGAAGTTGGATAGTGCAGTTAAGTTGGTGGAATCTATTATTGATGCTGAGAAGGCCAAGGTCAGGCAAAGGAGGGCTGTGATTTAG